One Micromonospora sp. WMMD812 genomic window carries:
- a CDS encoding DUF3710 domain-containing protein, with translation MIFSRKRAGAGRQTRDERPEVRDENEIEAVTTPVLTRGPYDISEAPAGVARLDLGSLHIPAVPEVEVRVQADQQGVIQQVVLVHGENALQLGVFAAPRSEGIWDEVREEIRQSLFTDGAAAQEVAGEYGTELRARVTTPDGVTDLRFVGIDGPRWMVRGVFQGPSASDPAAAGPLTECLDGLVVDRGNEAKPVREPLPLRLPRDVADQAELQGEPEGASPDGGRPAARPRQV, from the coding sequence GTGATCTTCTCCCGGAAGCGGGCCGGTGCCGGACGGCAGACCCGCGACGAGCGGCCCGAGGTCCGCGACGAGAACGAGATCGAGGCGGTGACCACGCCCGTCCTCACCCGTGGCCCGTACGACATCTCCGAGGCGCCGGCCGGCGTGGCTCGGCTGGACCTCGGCAGCCTGCACATCCCCGCGGTGCCCGAGGTCGAGGTGCGGGTGCAGGCCGACCAGCAGGGTGTGATCCAGCAGGTCGTGCTGGTGCACGGGGAGAACGCCCTGCAGCTCGGCGTCTTCGCCGCCCCCCGGTCCGAGGGGATCTGGGACGAGGTGCGCGAGGAGATCCGCCAGTCGCTGTTCACCGACGGCGCCGCCGCCCAGGAGGTCGCGGGCGAGTACGGCACCGAACTGCGGGCCCGGGTGACCACCCCGGACGGCGTGACCGACCTGCGCTTCGTGGGCATCGACGGCCCGCGCTGGATGGTGCGCGGTGTCTTCCAGGGCCCTTCGGCGAGCGATCCGGCGGCGGCCGGGCCCCTGACCGAGTGCCTGGACGGCCTGGTGGTCGACCGGGGCAACGAGGCCAAGCCGGTCCGCGAGCCGCTGCCGCTGCGGCTGCCGCGTGACGTCGCCGACCAGGCCGAGCTGCAGGGCGAGCCGGAGGGGGCGTCGCCGGACGGCGGGCGACCGGCCGCGCGGCCGCGCCAGGTCTGA
- the dut gene encoding dUTP diphosphatase, whose translation MTDVVPVPLRRLDPELPLPAYAHPGDAGADLVAAADVELPPGGRALVPTGVAIALPEGYVGLVHPRSGLAARLGVTVLNAPGTVDAGYRGEILVNLINHDRVTPAKIARGDRIAQLVVQRVARADFQPVAELPSSRRGTGGHGSTGGHAGLVPPPAEPPRPDRRSEEVTG comes from the coding sequence GTGACCGACGTCGTACCCGTGCCCCTACGGCGGCTCGATCCCGAGCTGCCGCTGCCGGCGTACGCCCATCCCGGCGACGCGGGGGCCGACCTGGTGGCCGCCGCGGACGTCGAGCTGCCGCCCGGCGGGCGCGCCCTGGTCCCGACCGGGGTGGCGATCGCGCTCCCGGAGGGGTATGTGGGCCTGGTCCACCCCCGGTCCGGGCTCGCGGCCAGGCTCGGTGTGACGGTCCTCAACGCGCCCGGTACGGTCGACGCCGGCTACCGGGGGGAGATCCTCGTGAACCTGATCAACCACGATCGGGTGACGCCGGCGAAGATCGCCCGTGGCGACCGGATCGCCCAGCTCGTTGTGCAGCGGGTGGCGCGGGCGGACTTCCAGCCGGTGGCCGAGCTGCCGTCGTCCCGGCGGGGGACCGGCGGGCACGGCTCCACCGGCGGGCACGCCGGTCTGGTGCCGCCGCCGGCGGAGCCGCCGCGACCGGACCGGCGTAGCGAAGAGGTGACAGGGTGA
- a CDS encoding DUF3093 domain-containing protein produces MSPSSPSPAPPVAAPAAYSERLGLSWWLWLAGLAVAGLLAAEIWMGAPGLRSWLPFAVLPPVTAAGLWWLGRIRVAVRDGELLVDDARLPVRYVADVVPLDAAGRREVLGVGADPLAFVVQRPWIGGAVQVVLDDPDDPTPFWVVSTRHPVALAEAVLAARDAQG; encoded by the coding sequence CTGTCGCCGTCCTCGCCGTCACCGGCGCCGCCCGTGGCGGCGCCCGCCGCGTACTCCGAGCGCCTCGGCCTGTCCTGGTGGCTCTGGCTGGCCGGGCTGGCGGTCGCCGGCCTGCTCGCCGCGGAGATCTGGATGGGTGCGCCCGGGCTGCGCTCCTGGCTGCCGTTCGCGGTCCTGCCGCCGGTCACCGCCGCCGGGCTGTGGTGGCTGGGCCGGATCCGGGTGGCGGTGCGCGACGGCGAGCTGCTGGTGGACGACGCCCGCCTGCCGGTGCGGTACGTCGCCGACGTGGTCCCGCTGGACGCCGCCGGCCGCCGCGAGGTGCTCGGCGTGGGCGCCGACCCGCTGGCGTTCGTGGTCCAGCGTCCGTGGATCGGTGGCGCGGTCCAGGTGGTGCTGGACGATCCGGACGACCCGACCCCGTTCTGGGTGGTCAGCACCCGGCATCCGGTCGCGCTGGCCGAGGCGGTCCTCGCCGCCCGCGACGCTCAGGGCTGA
- a CDS encoding DUF4193 domain-containing protein, translating to MATDYDAPRRDEVDLGEDSLEELKARRVDTQSGAVDVDEAEVAESFELPGADLADEELTVKVLPMQQDEFRCARCFLVHHRSQLAVERNGELICRECV from the coding sequence ATGGCCACCGACTACGACGCCCCGCGTCGCGACGAGGTCGACCTCGGCGAGGACAGCCTGGAAGAGCTCAAGGCCCGGCGCGTCGACACACAGTCGGGCGCTGTGGACGTCGACGAGGCCGAGGTGGCCGAGAGCTTTGAGCTGCCCGGCGCCGACCTGGCCGACGAGGAGCTCACGGTCAAGGTGCTGCCGATGCAGCAGGACGAGTTCCGCTGTGCTCGCTGCTTCCTGGTCCACCACCGCAGCCAGCTGGCGGTCGAGCGCAACGGCGAGCTGATCTGCCGCGAGTGCGTCTGA
- a CDS encoding LytR C-terminal domain-containing protein: MRALVVVGLLAVFALVFVVVALVRDSQGNAGTAAGCPDGWPLADVTLHEPKDVKINVLNATDEAGRAATVADDFRNRKFQVKKVGNEKKQVDDVAELRYGPKGVGSAHLLRAYFLDNAEPVYDAKRTDDTVDVVLGNSFQQLATTTEVNQSLGDLGSPVAPPGSCPAPVDK; the protein is encoded by the coding sequence GTGCGGGCACTCGTTGTCGTCGGCCTGCTGGCGGTCTTCGCCCTGGTCTTCGTGGTCGTCGCGCTGGTCCGCGACAGCCAGGGCAACGCCGGCACCGCCGCGGGCTGCCCGGACGGCTGGCCACTCGCCGACGTCACCCTGCACGAGCCCAAGGACGTCAAGATCAACGTACTGAACGCGACCGACGAGGCCGGCCGCGCCGCGACCGTCGCCGACGACTTCCGCAACCGCAAGTTCCAGGTCAAGAAGGTCGGCAACGAGAAGAAGCAGGTGGACGACGTCGCCGAGCTGCGGTACGGCCCGAAGGGCGTCGGCTCGGCGCACCTGCTCCGGGCGTACTTCCTCGACAACGCCGAGCCGGTCTACGACGCGAAGCGGACCGACGACACGGTGGATGTCGTGCTGGGCAACAGCTTCCAGCAACTCGCGACCACCACCGAGGTGAACCAGTCCCTCGGTGACCTGGGCTCCCCCGTCGCGCCGCCCGGCTCCTGCCCCGCCCCGGTCGACAAGTGA
- a CDS encoding inositol monophosphatase family protein encodes MDRTVPSPGSLLEIAIEVARDAAATAYRMRAEGVSVAATKSTVTDVVTAADRAVERQVLGALGRIRPADAVLGEEYGSGDTGPVGAGGVRWIVDPIDGTVNYLYGLPHCAVSLAAEVDGEVVAGVVRNVATGEEWTATAGGGAWRDGERLRCSTEADLGQALVATGFGYDPKRRAHQARVVAELISHVRDIRRFGAAALDLCLAAEGRVDAYYEKGLAAWDQAAGALVATEAGLTVAGLGGRPAGPELVIAAPPALFAPLHDRLADLDASGGP; translated from the coding sequence ATGGACCGTACGGTGCCGTCGCCGGGCAGTTTGCTGGAGATCGCGATCGAGGTCGCGCGGGACGCCGCGGCGACCGCGTACCGGATGCGGGCCGAGGGCGTCTCGGTGGCCGCGACCAAGAGCACGGTGACCGACGTGGTCACCGCCGCTGACCGGGCGGTCGAGCGGCAGGTTCTCGGCGCGCTGGGCCGGATCCGGCCGGCCGACGCGGTGCTCGGCGAGGAGTACGGGTCGGGTGACACCGGGCCGGTCGGCGCCGGCGGCGTGCGGTGGATCGTCGATCCGATCGACGGCACCGTCAACTACCTCTACGGGCTGCCCCACTGCGCGGTGTCGCTCGCCGCCGAGGTGGACGGCGAGGTGGTGGCCGGCGTGGTGCGCAACGTGGCCACCGGGGAGGAGTGGACCGCCACCGCCGGCGGCGGCGCGTGGCGCGACGGCGAGCGGCTGCGCTGCTCCACGGAGGCGGACCTGGGCCAGGCCCTGGTCGCCACCGGCTTCGGCTACGACCCGAAGCGTCGGGCGCACCAGGCTCGCGTGGTGGCCGAGTTGATCTCGCACGTCCGCGACATCCGCCGGTTCGGCGCCGCGGCGCTGGACCTCTGCCTGGCCGCCGAGGGTCGGGTGGACGCCTACTACGAGAAGGGGCTGGCCGCCTGGGACCAGGCGGCCGGAGCGCTGGTGGCCACCGAGGCCGGGTTGACGGTGGCCGGGCTGGGCGGCCGACCGGCGGGGCCGGAGCTGGTGATCGCCGCGCCGCCGGCGCTCTTCGCGCCGCTGCACGACCGGCTGGCCGACCTCGACGCGTCCGGCGGCCCCTGA
- a CDS encoding RNA polymerase sigma factor, translating into MTEPRQTGADVRSLTDTLIAHAQSAGGQLTSAQLARTVESAEVTPAQAKKILRALSEAGVTVVVDGSASTRRRVAAARSATPASRATTAKTTKKAAAPAPKQAPAADESPAPAPRKATARKAAGTTAAVAKAAAPAKAAKSTRATKATVATAAGKPAKAAPEKAKGEDGEAEIDPEALAAEIEDVVVEEPAELTQAAEADAASSATDNDFEWDDEESEALKQARRDAELTASADSVRAYLKQIGKVPLLNAEQEVELAKRIEAGLYAAERLRAADEGEEKLSREMQRDLMWISRDGERAKNHLLEANLRLVVSLAKRYTGRGMAFLDLIQEGNLGLIRAVEKFDYTKGYKFSTYATWWIRQAITRAMADQARTIRIPVHMVEVINKLGRIQRELLQDLGREPTPEELAKEMDITPEKVLEIQQYAREPISLDQTIGDEGDSQLGDFIEDSEAVVAVDAVSFSLLQDQLQQVLQTLSEREAGVVRLRFGLTDGQPRTLDEIGQVYGVTRERIRQIESKTMSKLRHPSRSQVLRDYLD; encoded by the coding sequence GTGACAGAACCCCGCCAGACCGGCGCCGACGTTCGCTCGCTCACCGACACCCTGATCGCCCACGCGCAGAGCGCCGGCGGCCAGCTCACGTCGGCCCAGCTCGCGCGCACCGTCGAGTCCGCCGAGGTGACTCCGGCCCAGGCCAAGAAGATCCTCCGGGCGCTCTCCGAGGCCGGAGTGACCGTGGTCGTGGACGGCTCGGCCAGCACCCGTCGCCGGGTCGCCGCCGCCCGCTCCGCCACGCCGGCGTCCCGGGCCACCACCGCCAAGACCACCAAGAAGGCCGCCGCGCCCGCCCCGAAGCAGGCTCCCGCCGCCGACGAGTCGCCGGCGCCCGCCCCGCGGAAGGCGACCGCGCGCAAGGCCGCCGGCACCACCGCCGCGGTGGCCAAGGCGGCGGCGCCGGCCAAGGCCGCGAAGTCGACCCGGGCCACCAAGGCGACGGTCGCCACGGCCGCCGGCAAGCCGGCCAAGGCCGCGCCGGAGAAGGCCAAGGGCGAGGACGGCGAGGCGGAGATCGATCCGGAGGCGCTCGCCGCCGAGATCGAGGACGTGGTGGTCGAGGAGCCGGCCGAGCTGACCCAGGCCGCCGAAGCCGACGCGGCGAGTTCGGCCACCGACAACGACTTCGAGTGGGACGACGAGGAGTCGGAGGCCCTCAAGCAGGCCCGGCGTGACGCCGAGCTGACCGCCTCCGCCGACTCGGTCCGGGCGTACCTGAAGCAGATCGGCAAGGTCCCGCTGCTCAACGCCGAGCAGGAGGTCGAGCTGGCCAAGCGGATCGAGGCCGGGCTCTACGCCGCGGAGCGCCTGCGCGCCGCCGACGAGGGCGAGGAGAAGCTCAGCCGCGAGATGCAGCGCGACCTGATGTGGATCTCCCGGGACGGCGAGCGGGCCAAGAACCACCTGCTCGAGGCCAACCTGCGACTCGTCGTGTCGCTGGCGAAGCGCTACACCGGTCGCGGCATGGCCTTCCTCGACCTGATCCAGGAGGGCAACCTCGGCCTGATCCGCGCGGTCGAGAAGTTCGACTACACCAAGGGCTACAAGTTCTCCACCTACGCCACCTGGTGGATCCGCCAGGCCATCACCCGCGCCATGGCCGACCAGGCCCGCACCATCCGCATCCCGGTGCACATGGTCGAGGTGATCAACAAGCTCGGCCGGATACAGCGCGAGCTGCTCCAGGACCTGGGCCGCGAGCCCACCCCGGAGGAGCTGGCCAAGGAGATGGACATCACACCGGAGAAGGTGCTGGAGATCCAGCAGTACGCCCGGGAGCCCATCTCGCTCGACCAGACCATCGGTGACGAGGGCGACAGCCAGCTCGGCGACTTCATCGAGGACTCGGAGGCCGTGGTCGCGGTCGACGCGGTCTCGTTCTCGCTGCTGCAGGATCAGCTCCAGCAGGTGCTCCAGACGCTCTCCGAGCGTGAGGCGGGCGTGGTACGCCTGCGCTTCGGCCTCACCGACGGGCAGCCGCGCACGCTGGACGAGATCGGCCAGGTCTACGGGGTGACCCGGGAACGGATCCGGCAGATCGAGTCGAAGACCATGTCCAAGCTGCGCCATCCGTCGCGGTCCCAGGTCCTGCGGGATTACCTGGACTGA
- a CDS encoding DEAD/DEAH box helicase, whose translation MAARLPAIETFPALRAWQRKAMVEYLRRRAEDFTAVATPGAGKTTFALRIAAELLADGTVEAVTVVAPTEHLKSQWAEAAARVGIQLDAAFRNADLHSSADFHGAVVTYAQVGMAPQVHRRRTMTRRTLVILDEIHHAGDSRSWGDGVKAAFEPAVRRLMLTGTPFRSDDNPIPFVTYERGGDGLLRSRADSVYGYSDALRDGVVRPVLFLAYSGETRWRTNAGEELAARLGEPMTQDLIAQAWRTALDPAGDWMPQVLRAADARLTVLRGAGMSDAGGLVIATDQQTARAYAKLIERLTGEKAAVVLSDDAGASARIATFSASDQRWLVAVRMVSEGVDIPRLAVGVYATSASTPLYFAQAIGRFVRARRPGETASVFLPSVPHLLGLASEMEAERDHVLGKPKDSDGFDDDLLERAQRDDQASGELEKRFAALSATAELDQVIFDGASFGTAAQAGTPEEEEYLGLPGLLTADQVSMLLTKRQAEQLAAQRRRAAVRTAEPAAAAPEAPAAPMSAAQRRVALRRQLNALVAARHHRTGQPHGKIHAELRRLCGGPPSAQATIEQLEERIATVQTL comes from the coding sequence GTGGCAGCCCGGTTGCCGGCGATCGAGACGTTCCCGGCACTTCGCGCCTGGCAGCGCAAGGCGATGGTGGAGTACCTGCGCCGGCGTGCCGAAGACTTCACGGCGGTCGCCACGCCGGGAGCGGGCAAGACCACGTTCGCCCTGCGCATCGCCGCCGAACTGCTCGCCGACGGCACGGTCGAGGCGGTCACCGTGGTCGCGCCGACCGAGCACCTGAAGAGCCAGTGGGCGGAGGCCGCCGCGCGGGTCGGCATCCAGCTCGACGCCGCGTTCCGCAACGCCGACCTGCACTCCTCGGCCGACTTCCACGGGGCCGTGGTCACCTACGCCCAGGTCGGGATGGCCCCGCAGGTGCACCGGCGGCGCACCATGACCCGACGCACGCTGGTGATCCTCGACGAGATCCACCACGCCGGCGACTCCCGGTCCTGGGGCGACGGCGTGAAGGCCGCCTTCGAGCCCGCCGTACGCCGGCTGATGCTCACCGGCACGCCGTTCCGCTCCGACGACAACCCGATCCCGTTCGTCACCTACGAGCGCGGCGGTGACGGGCTGCTGCGCTCCCGCGCCGACTCGGTCTACGGCTACTCGGACGCGCTGCGCGACGGGGTGGTCCGGCCGGTGCTGTTCCTCGCGTACTCGGGGGAGACCCGGTGGCGGACCAACGCCGGGGAGGAGTTGGCGGCGCGGCTCGGCGAACCGATGACCCAGGACCTGATCGCGCAGGCCTGGCGGACCGCGCTGGATCCGGCCGGGGACTGGATGCCCCAGGTGCTGCGAGCCGCCGACGCCCGGCTCACCGTGCTGCGCGGGGCCGGGATGAGCGACGCCGGCGGCCTGGTCATCGCCACCGACCAGCAGACCGCCCGTGCGTACGCGAAGCTGATCGAGCGGCTGACCGGTGAGAAGGCGGCTGTCGTGCTCTCCGACGACGCCGGCGCCTCGGCGCGCATCGCGACGTTCTCGGCGTCCGACCAGCGGTGGCTCGTGGCGGTGCGGATGGTCTCCGAGGGTGTGGACATCCCGCGCCTGGCGGTGGGCGTCTACGCGACCAGCGCCAGCACGCCGCTCTACTTCGCCCAGGCGATCGGCCGGTTCGTCCGGGCTCGCCGCCCTGGCGAGACCGCCTCGGTCTTCCTGCCCAGCGTGCCGCACCTGCTCGGGCTGGCCAGCGAGATGGAGGCCGAGCGGGACCACGTCCTGGGCAAGCCGAAGGACTCCGACGGCTTCGACGACGACCTGCTCGAGCGGGCCCAGCGTGATGACCAGGCCAGCGGCGAGCTGGAGAAGAGGTTCGCCGCGCTCTCGGCCACGGCCGAGCTGGATCAGGTGATCTTCGACGGTGCGTCGTTCGGCACGGCCGCCCAGGCCGGCACCCCGGAGGAGGAGGAGTATCTGGGCCTGCCCGGTCTGCTCACCGCCGATCAGGTCTCCATGCTGCTCACCAAGCGGCAGGCGGAGCAGTTGGCCGCCCAGCGGCGTAGGGCGGCCGTCCGGACGGCTGAGCCGGCCGCTGCGGCCCCGGAGGCGCCGGCCGCGCCGATGAGCGCCGCCCAGCGGCGGGTGGCGCTGCGCCGCCAACTCAACGCTCTGGTGGCCGCCCGGCATCACCGCACCGGCCAACCGCACGGCAAGATCCACGCCGAGCTGCGTCGCCTCTGCGGCGGCCCGCCCAGCGCCCAGGCGACGATCGAGCAGCTCGAAGAGCGCATCGCCACCGTGCAGACCCTCTGA
- a CDS encoding trimeric intracellular cation channel family protein translates to MTTSTALLIADLVGVAVFAASGASAAVAKRLDLFGVVFVGFVAALGGGIFRDLVINEVPPLAFADWRYATAAAVTAAAVFWLHPQLARLRTTVLVLDAAGLGLFTVTGTLKALDARVPAVGACVIGMLTAIGGGLGRDLLTGEIPVVLRREIYAVAALAGSIVVAVLHGLGYVGPVPLVTAAVLIFGLRLVALRRRWAAPVAPMRPPRTRSEPGPDAEW, encoded by the coding sequence GTGACCACCTCCACCGCCCTTCTCATCGCCGACCTCGTCGGCGTCGCGGTCTTCGCCGCGTCCGGCGCCTCCGCCGCGGTGGCCAAACGGCTCGACCTGTTCGGCGTCGTCTTCGTCGGCTTCGTGGCCGCCCTGGGCGGCGGGATCTTCCGTGATCTGGTCATCAACGAGGTTCCGCCGCTGGCCTTCGCCGACTGGCGGTACGCCACCGCGGCCGCGGTGACCGCGGCGGCGGTTTTCTGGTTGCATCCCCAACTGGCCCGGCTGCGGACCACCGTGCTGGTGCTGGACGCGGCCGGGCTCGGCCTCTTCACGGTCACCGGCACGCTCAAGGCCCTCGACGCCCGGGTCCCGGCGGTCGGGGCATGCGTGATCGGCATGCTCACCGCGATCGGCGGCGGGCTGGGCCGGGACCTGCTCACCGGCGAGATCCCGGTGGTGCTGCGCCGGGAGATCTACGCGGTGGCCGCTCTCGCCGGCTCGATCGTGGTGGCGGTGCTGCACGGCCTGGGGTACGTCGGCCCGGTGCCGCTGGTCACGGCGGCGGTGCTCATCTTCGGGCTACGGCTGGTGGCGCTGCGTCGACGGTGGGCCGCGCCGGTGGCGCCGATGCGTCCGCCGCGCACCCGGTCGGAGCCGGGGCCGGACGCGGAATGGTGA
- a CDS encoding DUF3039 domain-containing protein encodes MSTQVLERPELKDADTGPEMFHYVRKDKIAESAVMGTFVVALCGETFPVTKAAKPGSPVCPKCKEIYDSWGE; translated from the coding sequence GTGAGCACACAGGTTCTCGAGCGTCCGGAGCTGAAGGACGCCGACACCGGTCCCGAGATGTTCCACTACGTCCGCAAGGACAAGATCGCCGAGAGTGCCGTGATGGGCACCTTCGTCGTCGCGCTCTGCGGGGAGACGTTCCCGGTGACCAAGGCCGCCAAGCCGGGTTCGCCGGTCTGCCCCAAGTGCAAGGAGATCTACGACTCCTGGGGCGAGTGA